In Drosophila santomea strain STO CAGO 1482 chromosome 2L, Prin_Dsan_1.1, whole genome shotgun sequence, a single window of DNA contains:
- the LOC120444848 gene encoding D-glucuronyl C5-epimerase B has translation MNAVLYLEYDSHEKQSNPAPNRMSKYLSNRRDALSAPVLPVSRQTREPIKSQGVMQREPLVFFIMRLNLKAVLLVLTVAVVVITLGVYMRCAAFSFSTNLVRPLYRASRQSSSGGEATALHDIECSINQEYTVHCKRDENENEVYVPFSFLRNYFDVSGAVSTSSNEVAKFNWVHSTAKVNLPRGKYDARGVFMYFENYNVEVRDRVKCISAAEGVPVSTQWEKRGYFYPTQIAQFALSHYSKNLTEPAPRVRVLEDGDGNQMEWNTPMTSNMTRIWHHKFNTSVVQFETAPGYEGVISIALNQTLDLLLTVDLLLVTNSSSLMITVQNRDTRHIYTLHYIPADLLLSVQDTNIYYGLGGLALNKWRHITRDLHIDLQKGVIGDKRSPQKVRRSDLEVISIGFLGLGFFDNITLSTSDHLAHFYDAAEWFVHNQDLKTGGWTNPVRRSLNGFAELRPGWISAMGQGHAISVLARAYWHSGGDERYLRAAAAGLQPYRVYSRDGGVLAQFMDKFYWYEEYPTTPPSYVLNGFIYSLLGLYDLNSTAPGKIAREAGNLFAQGMYSLKKMLLLFDTGSGTSYDLRHLSLGVAPNLARWDYHATHVNQLLLLATIDSDPLIAQTAERWKGYMFGRRAKHN, from the exons ATGAATGCAGTTTTATATTTAGAGTATGACTCACATGAGAAACAGTCAAATCCCGCCCCCAACCGGATGTCCAAATATTTGAGCAATCGGAGAGATGCCCTTTCAGCACCTGTGCTTCCAGTAAGCAGGCAAACGCGGGAGCCAATAAAATCCCAGGGGGTCATG CAACGCGAGCCACTGGTCTTTTTCATCATGCGACTGAACCTAAAAGCCGTGCTGCTTGTTCTCACAGTGGCTGTGGTGGTGATCACTCTAGGCGTTTATATGCGCTGCGCCGCCTTCTCCTTTTCGACGAACTTGGTGCGTCCTCTGTACCGAGCCTCAAGGCAGTCCTCCAGTGGAGGAGAGGCTACAGCGCTGCACGACATTGAGTGCTCTATTAACCAGGAGTACACCGTGCACTGCAAGCGAGACGAGAACGAAAACGAGGTGTACGTGCCGTTTTCCTTCCTGCGTAATTACTTCGACGTCAGTGGAGCAGTTTCCACCAGCAGCAATGAGGTGGCCAAGTTTAACTGGGTGCACAGCACAGCCAAGGTTAACCTTCCCAGGGGAAAGTACGATGCGCGAGGCGTCTTTATGTACTTTGAAAACTACAACGTCGAGGTGCGCGACCGGGTGAAGTGCATCAGCGCCGCCGAGGGCGTTCCAGTGAGCACGCAATGGGAGAAGCGTGGGTACTTTTACCCCACTCAAATTGCGCAGTTCGCGTTGTCGCACTACAGCAAGAACCTCACAGAGCCGGCGCCTAGGGTTCGTGTGTTGGAGGACGGCGATGGAAACCAGATGGAATGGAATACGCCCATGACCAGCAACATGACCCGCATCTGGCACCACAAGTTTAACACTAGCGTTGTCCAGTTCGAGACGGCACCTGGCTACGAGGGTGTCATCAGCATAGCTCTCAACCAGACGTTGGACCTTTTGCTCACCGTTGATCTGCTGCTGGTAACCAATAGCAGTAGTCTCATGATCACTGTCCAGAATCGGGACACCCGTCACATCTACACCCTGCACTACATACCCGCGGACCTGCTGCTGAGCGTGCAGGATACAAACATCTACTACGGTCTAGGAGGCTTGGCACTAAACAAGTGGCGCCACATCACCCGAGACCTGCACATTGATCTACAGAAGGGCGTAATAGGTGACAAACGCTCGCCGCAAAAGGTGCGCCGCTCCGATCTGGAGGTTATATCTATTGGCTTTTTGGGCCTTGGCTTTTTCGACAATATCACCTTGTCCACCAGTGACCATCTGGCTCACTTCTACGACGCGGCTGAGTGGTTCGTTCACAACCAGGACCTCAAGACTGGTGGTTGGACTAATCCTGTGCGTCGTAGCCTTAACGGCTTTGCCGAATTGCGCCCGGGTTGGATATCAGCAATGGGTCAGGGGCATGCTATTTCCGTGCTGGCACGAGCCTACTGGCACTCCGGCGGAGATGAACGCTACCTTCGAGCCGCCGCAGCCGGACTGCAGCCTTATAGGGTATATTCGCGAGACGGCGGCGTTCTGGCGCAGTTCATGGACAAGTTCTACTG GTACGAGGAGTACCCTACCACGCCACCGTCGTATGTGCTGAACGGCTTTATATATTCACTACTGGGTCTCTACGATCTCAACAGTACTGCCCCAGGCAAAATCGCCCGCGAGGCTGGAAATCTTTTCGCCCAGGGCATGTACTCACTTAAAAAGATGCTGTTGCTTTTCGACACTGGCTCCGGCACCAGCTACGACCTGCGACATCTGAGCCTGGGCGTTGCTCCTAACCTGGCGCGCTGGGACTACCATGCAACGCACGTTAACCAGTTACTTCTGCTTGCCACCATCGACAGCGATCCACTAATTGCACAAACTGCGGAACGCTGGAAGGGCTATATGTTTGGTCGTCGGGCCAAGCACAACTGA
- the LOC120444875 gene encoding post-GPI attachment to proteins factor 3 isoform X2, translated as MSSRSLSAIVLLLGALIAACDASNGDRTQFFHNCRQNCERTNCSADGLEIQEQAVKFYQQSVFDRLFQWSCADECQYGCMWRTVLAFFERGWPIPQFYGKWPFLRLLGMQEPASVIFSCINFIVHLRMLRKFRREVRPDSPCYMLTHIFAVTSLNGWIWSAIFHTRDFPLTELLDYAFAYSIILCSLYVMVMRMLHRYSLFLRGVISLAFLSYYINYFAYLSVGRFNYAFNMMVNVATGVIAAVGWFVWCHFVRNRRPYFKRILRFYILMALAMSLELLDFPPILWILDAHALWHLATVPLASLYYDFIIEDCRTLRKEKAAAGGYSFYN; from the exons ATGTCTAGTCGTAGTTTAAGTGCAATAGTCCTGCTCCTTGGGGCATTGATAGCCGCCTGCGACGCCTCCAACGGGGACCGCACACAGTTTTTTCACAACTGTCGACAGAACTGCGAGCGAACAAACTGCTCGGCAG ATGGCCTGGAGATCCAGGAGCAGGCAGTCAAGTTTTACCAACAGTCGGTGTTCGACCGGCTGTTCCAGTGGAGCTGCGCAGACGAGTGTCAGTACGGATGCATGTGGCGAACGGTGCTGGCCTTCTTTGAGCGCGGTTGGCCGATTCCGCAGTTCTATGGCAAGTGGCCCTTCCTTCGCCTGCTGGGCATGCAGGAGCCGGCCTCTGTTATCTTCTCCTGCATCAATTTTATTGTTCACCTGCGCATGTTGCGCAAGTTCCGTCGAGAAGTTCGTCCAGACAGTCCTTGCTATATGCTGACCCACATATTCGCAGTG ACGAGCCTCAACGGCTGGATCTGGTCTGCCATATTTCACACGAGGGACTTCCCACTGACCGAACTGCTGGACTACGCCTTTGCCTACTCCATCATCTTGTGCTCACTTTACGTTATGGTCATGCGGATGCTGCACCGCTACTCTCTGTTCCTGCGTGGTGTAATTTCACTGGCCTTCCTCTCCTACTACATTAACTACTTTGCCTACCTGAGCGTGGGGCGGTTCAATTATGCTTTCAATATGATGGTAAACGTGGCCACGGGTGTAATAGCGGCAGTGGGATGGTTCGTTTGGTGTCACTTTGTGCGTAATCGCCGGCCCTACTTTAAAAGGATCCTGCGTTTCTATATTCTCATGGCGCTGGCCATGAGCCTTGAACTGCTCGACTTTCCGCCTATCCTCTGGATTCTAGATGCTCATGCTCTGTGGCACTTGGCAACAGTTCCTCTGGCATCCCTCTACTATGA CTTTATTATAGAGGACTGTCGGACCCTGCGAAAGGAGAAGGCTGCGGCCGGCGGCTATTCATTCTACAATTAG
- the LOC120444875 gene encoding post-GPI attachment to proteins factor 3 isoform X1 yields the protein MSSRSLSAIVLLLGALIAACDASNGDRTQFFHNCRQNCERTNCSADGLEIQEQAVKFYQQSVFDRLFQWSCADECQYGCMWRTVLAFFERGWPIPQFYGKWPFLRLLGMQEPASVIFSCINFIVHLRMLRKFRREVRPDSPCYMLTHIFAVTSLNGWIWSAIFHTRDFPLTELLDYAFAYSIILCSLYVMVMRMLHRYSLFLRGVISLAFLSYYINYFAYLSVGRFNYAFNMMVNVATGVIAAVGWFVWCHFVRNRRPYFKRILRFYILMALAMSLELLDFPPILWILDAHALWHLATVPLASLYYEGLSDPAKGEGCGRRLFILQLVLFKTF from the exons ATGTCTAGTCGTAGTTTAAGTGCAATAGTCCTGCTCCTTGGGGCATTGATAGCCGCCTGCGACGCCTCCAACGGGGACCGCACACAGTTTTTTCACAACTGTCGACAGAACTGCGAGCGAACAAACTGCTCGGCAG ATGGCCTGGAGATCCAGGAGCAGGCAGTCAAGTTTTACCAACAGTCGGTGTTCGACCGGCTGTTCCAGTGGAGCTGCGCAGACGAGTGTCAGTACGGATGCATGTGGCGAACGGTGCTGGCCTTCTTTGAGCGCGGTTGGCCGATTCCGCAGTTCTATGGCAAGTGGCCCTTCCTTCGCCTGCTGGGCATGCAGGAGCCGGCCTCTGTTATCTTCTCCTGCATCAATTTTATTGTTCACCTGCGCATGTTGCGCAAGTTCCGTCGAGAAGTTCGTCCAGACAGTCCTTGCTATATGCTGACCCACATATTCGCAGTG ACGAGCCTCAACGGCTGGATCTGGTCTGCCATATTTCACACGAGGGACTTCCCACTGACCGAACTGCTGGACTACGCCTTTGCCTACTCCATCATCTTGTGCTCACTTTACGTTATGGTCATGCGGATGCTGCACCGCTACTCTCTGTTCCTGCGTGGTGTAATTTCACTGGCCTTCCTCTCCTACTACATTAACTACTTTGCCTACCTGAGCGTGGGGCGGTTCAATTATGCTTTCAATATGATGGTAAACGTGGCCACGGGTGTAATAGCGGCAGTGGGATGGTTCGTTTGGTGTCACTTTGTGCGTAATCGCCGGCCCTACTTTAAAAGGATCCTGCGTTTCTATATTCTCATGGCGCTGGCCATGAGCCTTGAACTGCTCGACTTTCCGCCTATCCTCTGGATTCTAGATGCTCATGCTCTGTGGCACTTGGCAACAGTTCCTCTGGCATCCCTCTACTATGA AGGACTGTCGGACCCTGCGAAAGGAGAAGGCTGCGGCCGGCGGCTATTCATTCTACAATTAGTATTATTTAAGACATTTTGA